The Actinomadura sp. WMMB 499 genome includes a window with the following:
- a CDS encoding MoxR family ATPase yields MSEETLRRAETARAALAALRGEVAKTVVGQDSVVTGLVIALLCRGHVLLEGVPGTAKTLLIKTLSRALELDFKRVQFTPDLMPGDVTGSLIYDNRTAEFEFRKGPVFTNLLLADEINRTPPKTQASLLEAMEERQVSVEGSARALPDPFVVCATQNPIEYEGTYPLPEAQLDRFLVKLTVPVPTRDEEISMLQRHASGFDPRDLSEVRPVAGADELAAGRAATRAVHLDPKVAAYVVDLCRATRQSPSLQLGVSPRGATALLATSRAWAWLSGRDYVTPDDVKALARPTLRHRVQLRPEAELEGATTDGVLEGILAHVPAPR; encoded by the coding sequence GTGTCCGAGGAGACGCTGCGGCGCGCCGAGACGGCCCGCGCCGCGCTCGCGGCGCTGCGCGGCGAGGTCGCCAAGACCGTCGTCGGGCAGGACTCCGTGGTGACGGGTCTGGTGATCGCGCTGCTGTGCCGGGGCCACGTGCTGCTGGAGGGCGTCCCCGGGACGGCGAAGACGCTGCTCATCAAGACCCTGTCGCGGGCGCTCGAACTGGACTTCAAGCGCGTGCAGTTCACCCCCGACCTGATGCCGGGCGACGTGACGGGCTCGCTCATCTACGACAACCGGACCGCGGAGTTCGAGTTCCGCAAGGGGCCGGTCTTCACGAACCTCCTGCTCGCCGACGAGATCAACCGGACGCCGCCCAAAACGCAGGCGTCGCTCCTGGAAGCCATGGAGGAGCGACAGGTTTCAGTGGAGGGCTCCGCGCGCGCCCTGCCCGACCCGTTCGTGGTGTGCGCGACGCAGAACCCCATCGAGTACGAAGGCACCTACCCCCTGCCCGAAGCCCAGCTGGACCGGTTCCTCGTCAAGCTGACCGTGCCCGTCCCCACGCGGGACGAGGAGATCTCGATGCTCCAGCGGCACGCGTCCGGTTTCGACCCGCGCGACCTGTCGGAGGTCAGGCCGGTCGCGGGAGCGGACGAACTGGCCGCCGGGCGGGCCGCGACCCGGGCCGTCCACCTCGACCCCAAGGTCGCCGCGTACGTGGTGGACCTGTGCCGCGCCACCCGCCAGTCCCCGTCCCTGCAGCTCGGGGTGTCGCCGCGCGGCGCGACGGCGCTGCTGGCGACGTCCCGCGCGTGGGCGTGGCTGTCGGGCCGCGACTACGTGACGCCGGACGACGTGAAGGCGCTCGCCCGGCCGACGCTGCGGCACCGCGTGCAGCTGCGCCCGGAGGCGGAGCTGGAGGGCGCGACCACGGACGGCGTGCTGGAGGGCATCCTCGCCCACGTCCCCGCCCCGCGCTGA